TCGCGTTAGTATTTGCGGGCTTTATGCTGGCCCGGAGGTGAAAACATGGTCGAAGTTGAGCACTGGAACACGCTCCGTCTCAAGATTTACATCGGCGAGAACGACCGCTGGGAGGGGAAGCCCCTGTACAAAGCAATAGTGGAAAAGCTTCGTGAAATGGGGATGGCAGGGGCTACTGTCTATCGCGGCATCTACGGCTTTGGAAAAAAGAGCCGCGTCCACTCAAGCGACGTTATGAGGCTTTCAACGGACCTTCCAGTGGTTGTGGAGGTCGTGGATAGGGGGCATAAGATAGAGAAGGCGATATGCGAGATAAAACCTATGATAAAGGATGGGATGATAACGGTCGAACCCGTCATAGTGGTGTGGGTCGGCACTAAGGAAGAGATCGAAAAGTTCGAGGAAGACGCCGTTAGAGAAACTTAGAGTGCTAATTTTTGGACATTAATCAAAAACTTAATAAACTCCTAAAGACGATGGCCTTATAAGACTCCATATAATCAGGGGTGGTCATAAATGATGTCCCTTGAATTCGA
This sequence is a window from Thermococcus kodakarensis KOD1. Protein-coding genes within it:
- a CDS encoding DUF190 domain-containing protein, whose protein sequence is MVEVEHWNTLRLKIYIGENDRWEGKPLYKAIVEKLREMGMAGATVYRGIYGFGKKSRVHSSDVMRLSTDLPVVVEVVDRGHKIEKAICEIKPMIKDGMITVEPVIVVWVGTKEEIEKFEEDAVRET